A window of the Streptomyces formicae genome harbors these coding sequences:
- a CDS encoding slipin family protein, which yields MVEELVAAGLAAGSACVVYVMAGARVVKQYERGVVFRLGRLRDRVRGPGFTMIVPVVDRMHKVNMQIVTMPVPAQEGITRDNVTVRVDAVVYFKVVDAADAIVSVEDYRFAVSQMAQTSLRSIIGKSELDDLLSNREKLNQGLELMIDSPALGWGVSVDRVEIKDVSLPETMKRSMARQAEADRERRARVINADAELQASKKLAEAAHQMADAPSALQLRLLQTVMAVAAEKNSTLVLPIPVELLRFLERGAQPAPQPAPQPAPQPAPGPTPGAEAQTAPQVAAPEAGTSGEEAAVEGPEGLPALGLPLPDAPDAPSVTSPANASDGSGVAETTGTSLEREVDGHRAVEDPR from the coding sequence ATGGTCGAGGAACTGGTGGCGGCGGGTTTGGCAGCAGGGTCTGCCTGCGTGGTCTACGTGATGGCCGGGGCCAGAGTCGTCAAGCAGTACGAGCGGGGCGTGGTCTTCCGCCTCGGCCGGCTGCGCGACCGTGTCCGCGGGCCCGGGTTCACCATGATCGTTCCGGTCGTGGACCGGATGCACAAGGTGAACATGCAGATCGTGACGATGCCCGTGCCGGCCCAGGAGGGCATCACTCGGGACAACGTCACGGTCCGCGTGGACGCCGTCGTCTACTTCAAGGTCGTGGACGCGGCTGACGCCATCGTCAGCGTCGAGGACTACCGCTTCGCCGTCTCGCAGATGGCACAGACCTCGCTGCGCTCGATCATCGGAAAGAGCGAGCTGGACGATCTGCTGTCCAACCGCGAGAAGCTCAACCAGGGCCTGGAACTGATGATCGACAGCCCCGCGCTCGGCTGGGGCGTGAGCGTCGACCGGGTCGAGATCAAGGACGTGTCGCTGCCGGAGACGATGAAGCGCTCGATGGCACGGCAGGCGGAGGCGGACCGGGAGCGCCGGGCCCGGGTCATCAACGCCGACGCGGAGCTCCAGGCGTCGAAGAAGCTGGCCGAGGCGGCGCACCAGATGGCCGACGCGCCGTCCGCGTTGCAGTTGCGGCTGCTCCAGACGGTGATGGCCGTCGCCGCCGAGAAGAACTCGACGCTGGTGCTGCCGATCCCGGTGGAGCTGCTGCGCTTCCTGGAGCGCGGCGCGCAGCCGGCCCCGCAGCCGGCCCCGCAGCCGGCCCCGCAGCCGGCCCCGGGGCCGACGCCGGGTGCCGAGGCGCAGACAGCCCCGCAGGTTGCTGCCCCTGAGGCCGGCACCTCGGGCGAGGAGGCGGCTGTCGAAGGGCCGGAGGGACTGCCCGCTCTGGGCCTGCCGCTGCCCGACGCCCCGGACGCCCCGAGCGTCACGAGCCCCGCGAACGCCTCGGACGGGTCCGGAGTGGCGGAGACGACCGGCACGTCGCTGGAGCGTGAGGTGGACGGCCACCGGGCCGTGGAAGACCCCAGGTGA
- a CDS encoding DoxX family protein: MSAHRSTAAATTAAAGTTASYGTPPSRRTHVAVLTLQILLALFLGIASAAPKLIGHESAATIFDEIGLGGWFMYLVGALELAGAVGLVIPLLSGVSALALIGLMIGAFITQVTALGGEYWYTPVLMAILFGIIAWVRRGRTVELVALLRARL; the protein is encoded by the coding sequence ATGTCCGCTCATCGCTCGACCGCCGCCGCCACCACGGCTGCCGCCGGCACGACCGCCTCGTACGGCACGCCCCCGAGCCGCCGTACTCACGTCGCCGTGCTCACGCTGCAGATCCTGCTCGCGCTCTTCCTCGGGATCGCGAGCGCGGCCCCGAAACTCATCGGCCATGAGTCCGCCGCCACGATCTTCGACGAGATCGGCCTCGGTGGCTGGTTCATGTATCTGGTCGGTGCGCTGGAGCTGGCCGGTGCCGTGGGACTCGTGATCCCTCTGCTCTCCGGGGTGTCGGCGCTGGCCCTGATCGGACTGATGATCGGTGCCTTCATCACACAGGTGACGGCCCTCGGCGGGGAGTACTGGTACACGCCGGTGCTGATGGCGATCCTGTTCGGCATCATCGCCTGGGTCCGCCGGGGCCGGACCGTAGAGCTCGTCGCCCTGCTCAGAGCACGGCTCTGA
- a CDS encoding DUF6343 family protein has protein sequence MRTGNEPTTARSPLRLRFWLSVWGLLWAVSGTALFALAERPGWAITCAVLCLIIAADLMVVVHRLHQGPHYQPGPGIPPYEPDHGDNRPYPRPRPGPPPSRDHAPDH, from the coding sequence ATGCGCACCGGGAACGAGCCGACGACCGCGCGCAGCCCGCTGCGGCTGCGGTTCTGGCTGAGTGTGTGGGGGCTGCTCTGGGCCGTCTCGGGCACGGCCTTGTTCGCGCTCGCCGAGCGGCCGGGCTGGGCGATCACCTGCGCGGTGCTGTGCCTGATCATCGCCGCCGATCTGATGGTGGTGGTGCACCGGCTCCACCAGGGGCCGCACTACCAGCCGGGCCCCGGCATCCCGCCGTACGAGCCCGATCACGGCGACAACAGGCCGTACCCCCGTCCCAGGCCCGGACCGCCGCCCTCCCGGGACCACGCCCCGGACCACTGA
- a CDS encoding tetratricopeptide repeat protein, whose amino-acid sequence MSETNPATHVIDFRAAEHLLAARDPRGAIKLLDSVIAAHPESRAARLLRARAYFAAAQLRAAEREFQHIVDHEPDNAFAHFALARTFQRSGRPEQAIRHFRLAAALDPKPEYLEAARFEN is encoded by the coding sequence GTGTCCGAGACGAACCCGGCGACTCACGTCATCGATTTCCGCGCGGCGGAGCACCTGCTCGCGGCCAGGGACCCACGCGGCGCCATCAAGCTGCTCGACTCGGTGATCGCCGCCCACCCGGAGAGCAGAGCGGCGCGCCTGCTGCGCGCCCGCGCCTACTTCGCGGCCGCACAACTGAGGGCCGCCGAGCGCGAGTTCCAGCACATCGTGGACCACGAGCCGGACAACGCCTTCGCGCACTTCGCGCTCGCGCGCACCTTCCAGCGCTCCGGCCGCCCGGAGCAGGCCATCCGGCACTTCCGGCTGGCCGCGGCGCTCGACCCCAAGCCGGAGTACCTGGAAGCGGCCCGCTTCGAGAACTGA
- a CDS encoding DUF3592 domain-containing protein, whose translation MTDGMDAALIVFAGFTLLGGVVALLAGAYGLHRTRRITARGGTAVALVKPAAPGADRPLLQYETEDGRVVEVPAPAPPGRRRPLTPGSTVRISYDTHDPRDVVLLGHERGHIDRGFVVAGAVAVLIGLALAVLAF comes from the coding sequence ATGACTGACGGTATGGACGCGGCGCTGATCGTCTTCGCGGGCTTCACCCTGCTCGGCGGGGTCGTCGCACTGCTCGCGGGTGCGTACGGCCTCCACCGCACCCGGCGGATCACGGCGCGGGGCGGCACCGCCGTCGCCCTCGTCAAGCCCGCCGCCCCCGGCGCCGACCGGCCGCTGCTCCAGTACGAGACCGAGGACGGCCGGGTCGTGGAGGTCCCCGCCCCCGCCCCGCCGGGCCGCCGACGGCCCCTGACCCCCGGCTCAACCGTCCGGATCTCGTACGACACCCACGACCCGCGCGATGTCGTCCTGCTCGGCCATGAGCGCGGACACATCGACCGGGGCTTCGTGGTCGCCGGCGCGGTGGCGGTACTCATCGGACTGGCGCTGGCGGTCCTCGCGTTCTGA
- the coaE gene encoding dephospho-CoA kinase — protein sequence MLKVGLTGGIGAGKSEVSRLFVSYGAVLIDADRIAREVVEPGTPGLDAVVEAFGPEILAADGTLDRPKLGSIVFADEARRAELNAIVHPLVGARSAELEAAAGADAVVVHDVPLLAENRLAPLYDLVVVVDASPETQLDRLVRLRGMNESDARARMAAQATREERRAIADLVIDNDGPLEALERQVREVWAILEERARPS from the coding sequence ATGCTGAAGGTGGGCCTGACCGGTGGAATCGGCGCCGGCAAGAGCGAAGTGTCGCGGCTGTTCGTGTCGTACGGGGCGGTGCTGATCGACGCCGACAGGATCGCCCGCGAGGTCGTCGAGCCCGGCACGCCCGGGCTCGACGCCGTCGTGGAGGCGTTCGGGCCGGAGATCCTCGCCGCCGACGGCACCCTGGACCGGCCGAAACTCGGTTCGATCGTCTTCGCGGACGAGGCCCGCAGGGCCGAGCTCAACGCCATCGTGCATCCGCTCGTCGGGGCACGGTCGGCCGAGCTGGAGGCCGCCGCCGGGGCCGATGCGGTCGTCGTCCACGACGTGCCGCTGCTCGCCGAGAACAGGCTCGCGCCGCTCTACGACCTGGTCGTGGTCGTGGACGCGTCCCCGGAGACCCAGCTCGACCGGCTCGTACGACTGCGCGGAATGAACGAGTCCGATGCGCGGGCCCGGATGGCGGCTCAGGCGACGCGCGAGGAGCGGCGCGCCATCGCGGATCTCGTCATCGACAACGACGGACCGCTGGAGGCGCTGGAACGGCAGGTCCGTGAGGTGTGGGCGATCCTGGAGGAGCGCGCCCGCCCTTCTTAG
- a CDS encoding PAC2 family protein, producing MVDPQDLYEWEPKGLAVVDMALAQESAGLVMLYHFDGYIDAGETGEQIVESLLETLPHQVVARFDHDRLVDYRARRPLLTFRRDRWTGYETPVIEVRLVQDATGAPFLLLSGPEPDVEWERFAAAVRQIVERLGVRLSVNFHGIPMGVPHTRPVGITPHGNRTDLMPGHRSPFDEAQVPGSAEALVEYRLMQSGHDVLGVAAHVPHYVARSSYPDAALTALEAITAATGLVLPDVAHALRVQAQRTQTEIDRQIGEGDEELVTLVQGLEHQYDAMAGAETRGSLVAEPVDLPSADEIGREFERFLAEREEDKP from the coding sequence GTGGTTGATCCGCAGGATTTGTACGAGTGGGAGCCCAAGGGCCTGGCCGTCGTCGACATGGCGCTCGCGCAGGAGTCGGCCGGACTGGTCATGCTCTACCACTTCGACGGATACATCGACGCGGGGGAGACCGGTGAGCAGATCGTCGAGTCGCTGCTGGAGACGCTTCCGCATCAGGTGGTCGCCCGGTTCGACCACGACCGGCTCGTGGACTACCGCGCGCGCAGGCCGCTGCTGACCTTCCGGCGCGACCGCTGGACGGGGTACGAGACCCCGGTCATCGAGGTCCGGCTGGTCCAGGACGCCACGGGCGCGCCCTTCCTCCTGCTCTCGGGCCCCGAGCCCGATGTCGAGTGGGAGCGCTTCGCCGCCGCCGTGCGGCAGATCGTCGAGCGGCTCGGCGTGCGGCTGTCCGTGAACTTCCACGGCATCCCCATGGGCGTCCCGCACACCCGCCCAGTCGGCATCACCCCCCACGGCAACCGCACCGACCTCATGCCGGGCCATCGCAGCCCCTTCGACGAGGCCCAGGTGCCCGGCAGCGCGGAGGCGCTCGTCGAGTACCGGCTGATGCAGTCCGGACACGACGTCCTCGGCGTCGCCGCACACGTACCGCACTATGTCGCCCGCTCGTCCTACCCCGACGCGGCGCTCACCGCGCTCGAAGCGATCACGGCCGCGACGGGACTGGTGCTGCCGGACGTCGCACACGCCCTGCGTGTCCAGGCCCAGCGGACCCAGACCGAGATCGACCGCCAGATCGGCGAGGGCGACGAGGAGCTGGTGACCCTGGTCCAGGGGCTCGAGCACCAGTACGACGCGATGGCGGGCGCGGAGACGCGCGGCAGCCTCGTGGCCGAGCCCGTCGATCTGCCGTCCGCCGACGAGATCGGCCGGGAGTTCGAGCGGTTCCTCGCCGAGCGCGAGGAGGACAAGCCCTAG
- the rpsA gene encoding 30S ribosomal protein S1 has protein sequence MTSSTETTATTPQVAVNDIGNEEAFLAAIDETIKYFNDGDIVDGVIVKVDRDEVLLDIGYKTEGVIPSRELSIKHDVDPNEVVAVGDEIEALVLQKEDKEGRLILSKKRAQYERAWGTIEKIKEEDGIVTGTVIEVVKGGLILDIGLRGFLPASLVEMRRVRDLQPYVGKELEAKIIELDKNRNNVVLSRRAWLEQTQSEVRQTFLTTLQKGQVRSGVVSSIVNFGAFVDLGGVDGLVHVSELSWKHIDHPSEVVEVGQEVTVEVLDVDMDRERVSLSLKATQEDPWQQFARTHQIGQVVPGKVTKLVPFGAFVRVDEGIEGLVHISELAERHVEIPEQVVQVNDEIFVKVIDIDLERRRISLSLKQANESFGADPASVEFDPTLYGMAASYDDQGNYIYPEGFDPETNDWLDGFEKQREEWERQYAEAQTRFEQHQQQVIKSREADEAAAAEGGAAAPAAAPQGGSYSSESDDNSGALASDEALAALREKLAGGQS, from the coding sequence ATGACGAGCAGCACCGAGACCACCGCCACCACCCCGCAGGTTGCGGTCAACGACATCGGTAACGAGGAAGCCTTCCTCGCCGCGATCGACGAGACGATCAAGTACTTCAACGACGGCGACATCGTCGACGGCGTCATCGTGAAGGTCGACCGGGACGAGGTCCTGCTCGACATCGGTTACAAGACCGAAGGTGTCATCCCGAGCCGCGAGCTCTCGATCAAGCACGACGTCGACCCGAACGAGGTCGTGGCCGTCGGCGACGAGATCGAGGCCCTTGTCCTCCAGAAGGAGGACAAGGAAGGCCGCCTGATCCTCTCGAAGAAGCGCGCCCAGTACGAGCGTGCCTGGGGCACCATCGAGAAGATCAAGGAAGAGGACGGCATCGTCACCGGTACCGTCATCGAGGTCGTCAAGGGTGGTCTCATCCTCGACATCGGCCTCCGTGGCTTCCTCCCGGCCTCCCTGGTCGAGATGCGCCGCGTCCGCGACCTCCAGCCGTACGTCGGCAAGGAGCTCGAGGCCAAGATCATCGAGCTGGACAAGAACCGCAACAACGTGGTCCTGTCCCGCCGTGCCTGGCTGGAGCAGACCCAGTCCGAGGTCCGCCAGACCTTCCTCACGACCCTGCAGAAGGGTCAGGTCCGCTCCGGCGTGGTCTCCTCGATCGTCAACTTCGGTGCCTTCGTGGACCTGGGCGGCGTCGACGGTCTGGTGCACGTCTCCGAGCTGTCCTGGAAGCACATCGACCACCCGTCCGAGGTCGTCGAGGTCGGCCAGGAGGTCACCGTCGAGGTTCTCGACGTGGACATGGACCGCGAGCGTGTCTCCCTGTCGCTGAAGGCGACGCAGGAGGACCCGTGGCAGCAGTTCGCCCGCACCCACCAGATCGGCCAGGTCGTCCCGGGCAAGGTCACGAAGCTGGTTCCGTTCGGTGCGTTCGTCCGTGTGGACGAGGGCATCGAGGGTCTGGTCCACATCTCCGAGCTGGCCGAGCGCCACGTGGAGATCCCGGAGCAGGTCGTCCAGGTCAACGACGAGATCTTCGTCAAGGTCATCGACATCGACCTCGAGCGTCGCCGGATCTCGCTGTCCCTGAAGCAGGCCAACGAGTCCTTCGGTGCCGACCCGGCGTCGGTCGAGTTCGACCCGACCCTGTACGGCATGGCCGCGTCCTACGACGACCAGGGCAACTACATCTACCCCGAGGGCTTCGACCCCGAGACCAACGACTGGCTCGACGGGTTCGAGAAGCAGCGCGAGGAGTGGGAGCGCCAGTACGCCGAGGCGCAGACCCGCTTCGAGCAGCACCAGCAGCAGGTCATCAAGAGCCGCGAGGCCGACGAGGCCGCCGCTGCCGAGGGTGGCGCCGCCGCTCCGGCCGCCGCGCCGCAGGGTGGTTCGTACTCCTCGGAGTCGGACGACAACTCCGGCGCCCTGGCGTCGGACGAGGCCCTGGCCGCGCTCCGCGAGAAGCTGGCCGGCGGCCAGAGCTGA
- the hrpB gene encoding ATP-dependent helicase HrpB, whose translation MIRTDALDALPVRTALPALERALDEHGTAVLCAPPGTGKTTLVPLALAERGARVVVAEPRRIAARAAARRMAWLLGEQAGGRVGYTVRGERAVSRETVVEVVTTGVLLQRLQRDQELPGADVVILDECHERHLDADTVAAFLLDVRETLRPELRLVAASATTDAAGWARLLGGAPVVEAEGVAHPVEVVWAPPARPVRPPHGMRVDPAQLAHVASVVRRALAERTGDVLCFLPGAGEIARVAGLLADAEAEVLQVHGRAPAAVQDAVLAGSGGGRRQVVLATSVAESSLTVPGVRVVVDSGLAREPRTDHARGIGSLTTVRASQAAARQRAGRAGREAPGAVYRCWSEAEDGRLPRFPAPEIRIADLTAFALQAACWGDPDASGLALLDPPPGGAMAAARSVLSAIGAVDGSGRATERGVRMSRIGLHPRLARALVDGGPEVGVRRAAEVVALLSEEPPREYGDDLAAAWRTARRGGDAYGARWRAEAKRLGSAAGAEATPRASQLSDDTVAGYVAALAFPERVARGRGEGAYLMASGTGAELGEGSRLRSAPWLAVAVADRPAHAASARVRLAAVVDEETARTAASHLLRSGEEVHWEEGDVVARQVERLGAVELAVRPLKEPGPGLVRHALLEGLRREGLGLLSWSRDASGLRQRLAFVHRVLGAPWPDVSDGALLERAGEWLEPELSRARRRTDLARIDAGQALQRLLPWASGEAVRLDELAPERIEVPSGSRIRVDYGGEQPVLAVKLQEVFGLQETPRLAGVPVLVHLLSPAGRPAAVTADLASFWREGYRAVRAELRGRYPKHPWPEDPTKAEPTRRTNRGVERDVRR comes from the coding sequence ATGATCCGAACCGACGCACTCGACGCGCTTCCCGTACGCACGGCGCTCCCCGCGCTGGAGCGGGCGCTGGACGAGCACGGCACCGCGGTGCTGTGCGCTCCGCCCGGCACCGGCAAGACGACCCTCGTCCCACTGGCTCTGGCAGAGCGGGGCGCAAGGGTCGTGGTCGCCGAGCCGCGCCGGATAGCGGCCCGGGCCGCGGCGCGGCGGATGGCGTGGCTGCTGGGCGAGCAGGCCGGCGGGCGGGTCGGATACACCGTGCGCGGGGAGCGTGCCGTGTCCCGGGAGACGGTGGTCGAGGTGGTCACCACGGGTGTGCTGCTCCAGCGCCTCCAGCGGGACCAGGAGCTGCCCGGCGCCGATGTCGTGATCCTCGACGAGTGCCACGAGCGGCATCTGGACGCGGACACGGTGGCGGCGTTCCTGCTCGACGTACGCGAGACGCTGCGGCCGGAGCTGCGACTGGTGGCGGCCTCGGCCACGACGGACGCCGCCGGGTGGGCGCGGCTGCTGGGCGGTGCGCCGGTGGTCGAGGCCGAGGGGGTCGCACATCCGGTGGAGGTGGTCTGGGCGCCCCCGGCCCGGCCGGTGCGGCCGCCGCACGGGATGCGGGTGGATCCGGCGCAGCTGGCGCATGTGGCGTCGGTGGTGCGGCGGGCGCTGGCCGAGCGCACGGGTGACGTGCTGTGTTTTCTGCCGGGTGCCGGGGAGATCGCCCGGGTCGCCGGGCTGCTCGCGGATGCGGAGGCCGAGGTGCTCCAGGTGCACGGCCGGGCGCCGGCGGCGGTGCAGGACGCGGTGCTCGCCGGTTCCGGCGGCGGCCGCCGGCAGGTCGTGCTGGCGACCTCGGTCGCGGAGTCGTCGCTGACCGTCCCGGGTGTGCGGGTCGTCGTTGACTCGGGCCTCGCCCGTGAGCCGCGTACCGATCACGCCCGGGGCATCGGCTCGCTGACGACCGTAAGGGCCTCGCAGGCGGCGGCGCGGCAGCGCGCGGGCCGGGCGGGGCGCGAGGCGCCGGGTGCGGTCTACCGCTGCTGGTCGGAGGCGGAGGACGGGCGGCTGCCGCGTTTCCCGGCGCCGGAGATCCGGATCGCGGACCTGACGGCGTTCGCGCTCCAGGCGGCCTGCTGGGGCGACCCGGACGCCTCGGGTCTCGCGCTGCTTGACCCGCCGCCCGGTGGCGCGATGGCGGCGGCCCGCTCGGTGCTCTCCGCGATCGGCGCCGTCGACGGCTCGGGCCGGGCCACGGAGCGCGGCGTACGGATGTCCCGCATCGGTCTCCACCCCCGGCTCGCCCGCGCCCTGGTCGACGGCGGGCCCGAGGTGGGCGTCCGGCGCGCCGCCGAGGTGGTGGCGCTGCTGAGCGAGGAGCCACCGCGGGAGTACGGAGACGACCTCGCCGCCGCCTGGCGGACGGCCCGGCGCGGCGGCGACGCGTACGGTGCGCGCTGGCGCGCGGAGGCGAAGCGGCTGGGGAGCGCGGCCGGCGCCGAGGCCACGCCGCGGGCGAGTCAGCTCTCCGACGACACCGTCGCCGGGTACGTCGCCGCGCTCGCCTTCCCCGAGCGGGTCGCGCGCGGCCGGGGCGAGGGGGCGTATCTGATGGCCTCCGGGACGGGTGCCGAGCTCGGTGAGGGCTCGCGGCTGCGCAGCGCGCCGTGGCTGGCCGTGGCCGTCGCGGACCGGCCCGCGCACGCCGCCTCGGCGCGGGTGCGCCTCGCGGCCGTCGTGGACGAGGAGACGGCGCGCACCGCCGCTTCGCACCTGCTGCGCAGCGGCGAGGAGGTGCACTGGGAGGAGGGCGACGTCGTCGCCCGGCAGGTCGAGCGGCTGGGTGCGGTGGAGCTGGCCGTGCGCCCGCTCAAGGAGCCGGGCCCCGGCCTCGTGCGGCACGCCCTGCTGGAAGGGCTGCGGCGCGAAGGGCTCGGACTGTTGTCCTGGTCCCGGGATGCGAGTGGGCTGCGGCAGCGGCTGGCGTTCGTGCACCGGGTGCTGGGCGCGCCCTGGCCGGATGTGTCGGACGGCGCCCTGCTGGAGCGCGCCGGCGAGTGGCTGGAGCCGGAGCTGTCCCGGGCGCGCCGCCGGACGGACCTCGCGCGTATAGACGCCGGTCAGGCGCTCCAGCGGCTGCTCCCCTGGGCGAGCGGCGAGGCGGTCCGGCTGGACGAGCTCGCGCCGGAGCGGATCGAGGTGCCGAGCGGCTCGCGGATCCGGGTGGACTACGGCGGCGAGCAGCCCGTGCTGGCGGTGAAGCTCCAGGAGGTCTTCGGGCTCCAGGAGACGCCGCGCCTCGCCGGAGTCCCCGTGCTCGTCCATCTCCTCTCTCCCGCCGGGCGGCCCGCCGCCGTCACCGCCGACCTGGCGTCGTTCTGGCGGGAGGGATACCGGGCCGTACGCGCGGAGCTGCGCGGGCGCTATCCGAAGCACCCGTGGCCGGAGGACCCGACGAAGGCGGAGCCGACGCGCAGGACCAACCGGGGAGTCGAGCGGGACGTCAGACGCTGA
- a CDS encoding DUF3068 domain-containing protein: protein MRRRASLVLLAFAVFFAALAPVLRWYAFPRLAKIPPSQYQEMVLEAKPATLLQYDTMEAKQVEKVTIVQTLKGNVEESAKIERDAGRDVVVWDSLSYVEGPDGKMVSRIPERYIFDAHTQAPVHATGEMVDGDAVRREGIEFKWPFLTEKRDYEYFDAQTRTSAPIHYKGTRTFRGMEVYYFEQTIPWTKVPYPKKMPLPGIDATTLEKQTGTTRWYTTKRMFWVEPVTGAPVNGEEIHSEELRGGSLLGGRDKVTAFSGHVKMREDYIDYTVDLVSSNRTLVLLLVSYLPWSFLTLGAGLLVLSLWLEARSRRPEGPTVEERAPEPVSV, encoded by the coding sequence ATGCGCCGCCGAGCCAGCCTCGTCCTCCTCGCCTTCGCCGTCTTCTTCGCCGCCCTCGCGCCGGTGCTGCGCTGGTACGCCTTCCCGCGGCTCGCGAAGATCCCGCCCAGTCAGTACCAGGAGATGGTGCTGGAGGCGAAGCCCGCGACCCTGCTCCAGTACGACACGATGGAGGCGAAGCAGGTCGAGAAGGTCACCATCGTCCAGACCCTCAAGGGCAACGTCGAGGAGTCCGCGAAGATCGAGCGGGACGCCGGACGGGACGTCGTGGTCTGGGACTCGCTGTCGTACGTCGAAGGCCCCGACGGCAAGATGGTCTCCCGGATCCCCGAGCGCTACATCTTCGACGCCCACACCCAGGCGCCCGTGCACGCGACCGGCGAGATGGTCGACGGGGACGCGGTGCGGCGCGAGGGCATCGAGTTCAAGTGGCCCTTCCTGACCGAGAAGCGGGACTACGAGTACTTCGACGCCCAGACCCGCACGTCCGCCCCCATCCACTACAAGGGCACGCGGACCTTCCGGGGCATGGAGGTCTACTACTTCGAACAGACGATCCCGTGGACCAAGGTCCCGTACCCGAAGAAGATGCCGCTGCCGGGAATCGACGCGACGACCCTGGAGAAGCAGACCGGCACCACCCGCTGGTACACCACCAAACGGATGTTCTGGGTCGAGCCCGTCACCGGCGCCCCCGTCAACGGCGAGGAGATCCACAGCGAGGAGCTGCGCGGCGGCTCCCTGCTGGGTGGCCGGGACAAGGTCACGGCCTTCTCCGGCCACGTGAAGATGCGCGAGGACTACATCGACTACACCGTCGACCTGGTGTCCTCGAACCGCACGCTGGTGCTGCTGCTCGTCTCGTACCTGCCGTGGAGCTTCCTGACCCTCGGCGCGGGCCTGCTCGTGCTCTCGCTCTGGCTGGAGGCGCGCTCCAGGCGGCCGGAGGGACCCACTGTGGAGGAGCGTGCCCCGGAGCCGGTCAGCGTCTGA
- a CDS encoding SPW_0924 family protein produces the protein MRALAAAAIGLAPVLLVMLLIAVMDVPPGETSPKPLHTTVPGLKK, from the coding sequence ATGCGCGCCCTTGCCGCCGCCGCCATCGGGCTGGCCCCGGTGCTCCTCGTCATGCTGCTCATCGCCGTGATGGACGTACCCCCGGGGGAGACCTCGCCCAAGCCGCTCCACACCACCGTCCCCGGCCTCAAGAAGTAG